The Streptomyces sp. NBC_01255 genome window below encodes:
- a CDS encoding class I SAM-dependent methyltransferase produces MSQHRASHPGHGQNHDHGQNHGHGPGHQPGHDHGSAPLDWNQLASHLERQAEIASSAYAEAAAWLGTLAPVYGVRRVLDIGSGPGVVTGLLAEAFPAAETVAVDGTPELLARARDRAEARGLGARVSTLHAELPEAIGSLGEADLVWAGNSLHHIGDQRAALAEFAGILRPGGLIALVEGGLPTRHLPWHIGIGRPGLEARLDAAHADSFGEMRAGLPGSVDEPDDWRALLASAGLTPAGTRTFLTDVPAPVSPVVRELAVSHYQRLREGFGDRIDPDDLTTLDRLLDPADERSLHHRTDLFHLTARTVHTARKG; encoded by the coding sequence ATGAGTCAGCACCGCGCATCCCACCCCGGCCACGGGCAGAACCACGACCACGGCCAGAACCACGGTCACGGGCCCGGCCACCAGCCCGGCCACGACCACGGCAGCGCCCCTCTGGACTGGAACCAGCTGGCTTCGCACCTGGAGCGGCAGGCCGAGATCGCGAGCTCCGCCTACGCCGAGGCCGCCGCCTGGCTCGGCACCCTCGCCCCGGTCTACGGCGTCCGGCGCGTCCTCGACATCGGCAGCGGCCCCGGCGTCGTCACCGGTCTGCTCGCGGAGGCCTTCCCGGCCGCCGAGACCGTCGCCGTCGACGGCACCCCCGAACTCCTCGCACGGGCCCGCGACCGCGCCGAGGCCCGGGGTCTCGGCGCCCGGGTCTCCACCCTCCACGCCGAACTCCCCGAGGCCATCGGCTCCCTCGGCGAGGCCGACCTCGTCTGGGCGGGAAACTCCCTGCACCACATCGGCGACCAGCGGGCCGCGCTCGCGGAGTTCGCCGGCATCCTGCGTCCCGGCGGCCTGATCGCGCTCGTCGAGGGCGGCCTGCCCACCCGCCACCTGCCCTGGCACATCGGCATCGGCCGACCGGGCCTCGAAGCCCGCCTCGACGCCGCCCACGCCGACTCGTTCGGCGAGATGCGCGCCGGACTGCCCGGCTCCGTCGACGAGCCGGACGACTGGCGGGCGCTCCTCGCCTCCGCCGGCCTCACCCCCGCCGGCACCCGCACCTTCCTCACGGACGTCCCCGCGCCCGTCTCCCCGGTCGTGCGGGAGCTGGCCGTCTCGCACTACCAGCGGCTGCGCGAGGGCTTCGGCGACCGGATCGACCCGGACGACCTCACGACGCTCGACCGGCTCCTCGACCCGGCCGACGAGAGGTCCCTGCACCACCGCACGGACCTCTTCCACCTCACGGCCCGGACCGTCCACACCGCCCGCAAGGGCTGA
- a CDS encoding DUF6243 family protein, which translates to MTDSKNINNPVGQGGGQRKKLSRAERQNNGPHRNLDRQNAADRKAELVRKMREKAAAAGGAGQAGDDTAQS; encoded by the coding sequence GTGACCGACAGCAAGAACATCAACAACCCCGTGGGCCAGGGCGGCGGCCAGCGCAAGAAGCTGTCCCGCGCCGAACGGCAGAACAACGGTCCGCACCGCAACCTCGACCGCCAGAATGCCGCTGACCGCAAGGCGGAGCTGGTGCGCAAGATGCGCGAGAAGGCGGCCGCAGCCGGGGGCGCCGGGCAGGCGGGCGACGACACCGCCCAGAGCTGA
- a CDS encoding ABC transporter permease subunit — MGDLLGFVLSGLVSGALYALLATGLVLSYSASGLFNFAHGATAYLCALAFYELHSGFGWPAVPTALLLVCVVAPALGWGLDRLMFRKLARVGETAQIVATIGLLVALPAAGLWAVELLERAGAPVQPAENQFGLPGVGPSPAVSWQPLDGVGIDSDQLITWVATALVAAGLWVLMRHTRLGLQLRAAVDNRSLTELRGISADRLSSIAWMLSSGLAGLAGVLATPLLGLSAHDYTLFLFVSATAAVLGRFLSVPLAFAGGLGLGVLQNLVAGYASFAEDITGFRTAVPFLILFGGLVVLARRGRAAGTAAADPPPVDYLAGKRWGRRWGAWVVAGVLLATAFYTVTTPFWSGILAQGLAIGLVFMSFTVVTGLGAMVSLAQATFVTGAALVAGLLMSHGWPFVAAAAVGTAAAALLGAVVALPALRLGGRSLALATLALAFLADQVLFQVGWLRNGDTGWEIPRPVLGPVDLADDRALGVALVLLSGAVVCLLTWLRGSRWGRAVLAVRSAPEAAAASGVSVVRTKLLVFTVSAGLAGFGGVLYASYNTRITATDFTAMTGLVWLAVVVAAGVRRPQFAVVAGLAFAVVPHLMATYVTESAHLPVILFGLAGLALANDPDGYCAALPSRRAARAARGTTAVRGTAAVRGSASAPLPVQGRAPTPVPAGATVVRPRSEAEAGPGSGTPALALCGVRAGYGGAAVVHGVDLEVRGGEVLVLLGPNGAGKSTLCRVAAGLLRPSAGHLHVGGRDATGDDTVLRARRGVRLAPEGRGIFAGLSIEENLALQLPTPDDRDAVYARFPALAARRSVAAGSLSGGEQQLLALAPLLQRPPTVLVADEPSLGLAPRVVDEVFRLLTELRASGTALLLVEEKAAEVLGIADTVAYLSQGEIAWSGPRSEVDTDRLAEAYLGTGVRR, encoded by the coding sequence GTGGGTGACCTGCTGGGCTTCGTACTGAGCGGTCTGGTCTCGGGCGCGCTGTACGCGCTGCTCGCGACCGGGCTCGTCCTTTCGTACTCCGCCTCCGGGCTCTTCAACTTCGCGCACGGAGCCACCGCCTACCTGTGCGCGCTCGCCTTCTACGAGCTCCACTCCGGCTTCGGCTGGCCCGCCGTGCCGACGGCGCTCCTGCTCGTCTGCGTCGTCGCGCCGGCGCTCGGCTGGGGCCTGGACCGGCTGATGTTCCGCAAGCTGGCCCGGGTCGGCGAGACGGCGCAGATCGTGGCCACGATCGGCCTCCTTGTCGCGCTGCCCGCGGCGGGGTTGTGGGCGGTCGAGCTCCTGGAGCGGGCCGGTGCCCCGGTCCAGCCGGCCGAGAACCAGTTCGGGCTGCCGGGTGTCGGACCGAGCCCCGCGGTGTCCTGGCAGCCCCTCGACGGCGTCGGCATCGACTCCGACCAGCTGATCACCTGGGTCGCGACGGCGCTCGTGGCGGCCGGGCTGTGGGTGCTGATGCGGCACACGCGTCTCGGGCTCCAGCTGAGGGCGGCCGTGGACAACCGCTCGCTGACGGAGCTGCGGGGCATCAGCGCGGACCGGCTGTCCTCGATCGCGTGGATGCTGTCGTCGGGCCTCGCGGGCCTCGCCGGGGTCCTCGCGACCCCGCTCCTCGGCCTCTCCGCGCACGACTACACGCTGTTCCTGTTCGTCTCCGCGACCGCGGCGGTGCTCGGCCGCTTCCTCTCCGTGCCGCTCGCGTTCGCGGGCGGGCTCGGACTCGGGGTGCTGCAGAACCTGGTGGCGGGGTACGCGTCGTTCGCCGAGGACATCACCGGGTTCCGTACGGCGGTGCCGTTCCTGATCCTCTTCGGCGGCCTCGTCGTCCTGGCGCGGCGCGGGCGCGCGGCGGGCACGGCCGCCGCGGATCCGCCGCCGGTCGACTATCTCGCCGGGAAGCGCTGGGGCCGCAGATGGGGCGCGTGGGTCGTCGCGGGCGTCCTCCTCGCCACCGCCTTCTACACGGTCACCACACCGTTCTGGTCCGGCATCCTCGCGCAGGGCCTCGCGATCGGGCTCGTCTTCATGTCGTTCACGGTGGTCACCGGCCTCGGTGCGATGGTGTCGCTCGCCCAGGCGACGTTCGTGACGGGAGCGGCGCTGGTGGCGGGGCTCCTGATGAGTCACGGCTGGCCGTTCGTGGCCGCGGCGGCGGTCGGTACGGCCGCGGCGGCGCTGCTCGGCGCGGTGGTCGCGCTGCCCGCGCTGCGGCTCGGCGGCCGGTCGCTGGCGCTCGCCACCCTGGCCCTCGCGTTCCTGGCGGACCAGGTGCTGTTCCAGGTGGGGTGGTTGCGCAACGGGGACACGGGGTGGGAGATCCCGCGCCCCGTCCTCGGCCCGGTGGACCTCGCCGACGACCGTGCCCTCGGGGTCGCGCTGGTCCTGCTGTCCGGGGCGGTCGTGTGCCTGCTGACCTGGCTGCGCGGCTCCCGGTGGGGCCGGGCGGTCCTCGCGGTCCGGTCGGCGCCGGAGGCCGCCGCTGCCTCCGGGGTGTCGGTCGTCCGCACGAAGCTCCTGGTCTTCACGGTGTCGGCGGGCCTCGCCGGCTTCGGGGGCGTGCTGTACGCCTCGTACAACACGCGGATCACGGCGACGGACTTCACGGCGATGACGGGTCTGGTGTGGCTGGCCGTCGTGGTCGCCGCGGGGGTACGGCGTCCGCAGTTCGCGGTGGTGGCGGGGCTGGCCTTCGCGGTGGTCCCGCATCTGATGGCGACGTACGTGACGGAGTCCGCGCATCTGCCGGTGATCCTGTTCGGTCTGGCGGGTCTGGCCCTCGCCAACGACCCGGACGGGTACTGCGCGGCGCTGCCCTCGCGACGGGCGGCACGGGCCGCGCGGGGGACGACGGCGGTACGGGGGACGGCGGCGGTACGGGGGAGCGCGTCGGCGCCGCTGCCCGTGCAGGGTCGGGCCCCGACGCCGGTGCCCGCCGGAGCCACGGTCGTCCGCCCGCGGAGCGAGGCGGAGGCGGGGCCCGGCTCCGGGACGCCCGCGCTCGCGTTGTGCGGCGTGCGGGCCGGGTACGGGGGCGCGGCGGTGGTGCACGGGGTCGATCTGGAGGTCCGCGGCGGGGAGGTGCTCGTGCTGCTCGGGCCCAACGGGGCCGGGAAGTCGACCCTGTGCCGGGTGGCCGCCGGCCTGCTCCGGCCGTCCGCCGGACACCTCCACGTGGGGGGCCGGGACGCCACCGGGGACGACACCGTCCTGCGGGCCCGGCGCGGGGTACGGCTCGCGCCCGAGGGGCGGGGGATCTTCGCCGGACTCTCCATCGAGGAGAACCTGGCCCTGCAACTTCCCACGCCCGACGACCGCGACGCCGTGTACGCGCGTTTTCCCGCGCTCGCGGCCCGCCGCTCCGTAGCCGCCGGCTCCCTCTCCGGCGGCGAACAGCAGCTCCTCGCGCTCGCCCCGCTGCTCCAGCGCCCGCCCACCGTCCTCGTCGCCGACGAACCCTCCCTCGGACTCGCGCCGCGCGTCGTGGACGAGGTCTTCCGCCTCCTCACCGAACTGCGGGCGAGCGGCACGGCGCTGCTCCTCGTCGAGGAGAAGGCGGCCGAGGTGCTCGGTATCGCCGACACCGTCGCGTACCTCTCACAGGGCGAGATCGCCTGGTCCGGGCCGCGGTCCGAGGTGGACACGGACCGGCTCGCCGAGGCCTATCTGGGAACGGGAGTCCGCCGATGA
- a CDS encoding RICIN domain-containing protein, with the protein MSGAPGPVEEGLYRVRNVASGLLMEIFEGSGRSGAKAQQGAESGTPGQHWHVTPVPNGGGLYHLVNAASGKRLDVMNASTENGALIQQWKPNNFGAQEWIIEQDLQSPGTVALVSFVSGLFLEVADDSREAGASVRQWEDTDSPSQWWRLEPVS; encoded by the coding sequence GTGAGTGGTGCCCCGGGGCCCGTCGAGGAAGGCCTCTACCGGGTACGGAACGTGGCGAGCGGGCTGCTGATGGAGATCTTCGAGGGGTCGGGCCGCAGCGGTGCCAAGGCGCAGCAGGGTGCCGAGAGCGGGACCCCAGGGCAGCACTGGCACGTCACGCCCGTGCCGAACGGCGGCGGCCTCTACCACCTGGTCAACGCGGCCAGCGGCAAGCGGCTCGACGTCATGAACGCGTCCACGGAGAACGGTGCGCTGATCCAGCAGTGGAAGCCGAACAACTTCGGCGCGCAGGAGTGGATCATCGAGCAGGACCTCCAGTCGCCGGGCACGGTGGCCCTCGTGAGCTTCGTCAGCGGGCTGTTCCTGGAGGTCGCGGACGACTCGCGGGAGGCCGGTGCGTCCGTACGCCAGTGGGAGGACACCGACTCCCCTTCCCAGTGGTGGCGGTTGGAGCCGGTGTCCTGA
- a CDS encoding ABC transporter ATP-binding protein, with protein sequence MTRAMLHAAGVDVRFGGVHALRDVTISVRPGEICGLIGPNGAGKTTLFDVLSGIRRPDGGHITFAEEDITRRSPVWRARHGIRRTFQRQQLFGQLTVTDNLVVAQDWRGGLRPGTRRHRERAAAVLRECGLDALTDAYAGALPVGQARMVELARALADPPRVLLLDEPASGTTADERRRLAAVVRHMAEEENCAVLLVEHNVPFVMELCSRVVVLDLGRVLAEGTASEVRADPAVREAYLGTSPGTSPATSPDASPDDSPGASPDAAECEED encoded by the coding sequence ATGACACGCGCGATGCTCCACGCCGCCGGGGTCGACGTCCGCTTCGGCGGCGTCCACGCCCTGCGGGACGTGACGATCTCCGTACGCCCCGGAGAGATCTGCGGCCTCATCGGGCCGAACGGCGCGGGCAAGACCACGCTGTTCGACGTCCTGTCCGGGATCCGGCGGCCCGACGGCGGGCACATCACGTTCGCGGAGGAGGACATCACCCGCCGCTCCCCCGTGTGGCGGGCCCGGCACGGCATCCGCCGGACCTTCCAGCGCCAGCAGCTCTTCGGACAGCTGACGGTGACCGACAACCTGGTGGTGGCCCAGGACTGGCGGGGCGGGCTGCGGCCGGGTACGCGACGCCACCGCGAGCGGGCCGCCGCGGTGCTCCGCGAGTGCGGGCTCGACGCGCTCACGGACGCGTACGCCGGCGCGCTGCCGGTCGGGCAGGCCCGCATGGTCGAGCTCGCCCGGGCCCTCGCCGACCCTCCTCGCGTGCTCCTCCTCGACGAACCCGCCTCCGGGACGACCGCCGACGAGCGCCGCCGACTCGCCGCCGTCGTCCGCCACATGGCCGAGGAGGAGAACTGCGCGGTGCTGCTCGTCGAGCACAACGTGCCCTTCGTGATGGAGCTGTGCTCGCGCGTCGTGGTCCTGGACCTCGGCCGCGTCCTGGCCGAGGGAACGGCGTCCGAGGTACGGGCCGACCCGGCCGTACGGGAGGCGTATCTCGGCACGTCGCCGGGCACCTCTCCGGCCACGTCTCCGGACGCCTCTCCGGACGACTCTCCGGGCGCCTCTCCGGACGCCGCGGAATGCGAGGAGGACTGA
- a CDS encoding helix-turn-helix domain-containing protein — MTTVVSDTGVGPLLRGWREQRRLSQLELALRADSSARHISFVETGRSRPSEEMILRLAEHLDVPVRERNALLLAAGYAPRYTESPLGAPHLEVLREGIERLLQGYEPYPAFVVDGSYTVVAANRGIGLLLGGLPEHLLAPPLNAMRLTLHPEGLAPRIRNLREWRGHLLAQMERQIALARSEALRELYEEVAAYPLPPGAEEESAPDAEPYPYIALPMRIEHDGRVLSFVSSISTFNTPMDVTVAELAIETLLPADAETVAYLQSLAAAVSE, encoded by the coding sequence ATGACAACTGTCGTGAGCGACACGGGGGTAGGGCCGCTGTTGCGCGGATGGCGCGAGCAGCGGCGGCTGAGTCAGCTGGAGCTCGCGCTGCGGGCCGATTCCTCGGCGCGGCACATCTCCTTCGTGGAGACGGGCCGTTCCCGGCCGAGCGAGGAGATGATCCTCAGGCTAGCGGAGCACCTGGACGTGCCGGTGCGGGAGCGGAACGCGCTGCTGCTCGCCGCCGGTTACGCCCCCCGGTACACGGAGTCGCCGCTCGGCGCCCCGCACCTGGAGGTGCTGCGGGAGGGCATCGAGCGGCTGTTGCAGGGGTACGAGCCGTATCCGGCGTTCGTGGTGGACGGCTCGTACACGGTGGTGGCGGCCAATCGGGGCATCGGGCTGCTGCTCGGCGGTCTGCCGGAGCATCTGCTGGCCCCGCCGCTGAACGCGATGCGGCTCACCCTCCACCCGGAGGGCCTGGCGCCGCGGATCCGGAACCTGCGGGAGTGGCGGGGGCATCTGCTGGCGCAGATGGAGCGGCAGATCGCGCTGGCCCGGTCGGAGGCGCTGCGCGAGCTGTACGAGGAGGTGGCGGCGTATCCGCTGCCGCCGGGCGCGGAGGAGGAGAGCGCGCCGGACGCGGAGCCGTATCCGTACATCGCGCTGCCGATGCGGATCGAGCACGACGGGCGGGTCCTGTCGTTCGTGTCGTCGATCTCGACGTTCAACACGCCGATGGACGTGACCGTCGCCGAGCTGGCCATCGAGACGCTGCTCCCGGCCGACGCGGAGACGGTCGCGTACCTCCAGTCCCTGGCGGCGGCGGTCAGCGAGTAG
- a CDS encoding AraC family transcriptional regulator: MDALAGLLDGPRARGAFLLRMIMDPPWSVRIEDGAAICLMCVTEGEAWLVPDTGEPVLLKPGDLAMARGPEPYTVGDAPDAPPRAVIGPDGACTTLAGEPLAETMRLGVRTWGNAPAGRNTVLVGTYRMDGEVGRRLLDALPGLLHLPADAWNCPLMPFLGEEIARDEPGQSAVLDRVLDLMLIAGVRAWFSRPGAQPPAWYQAMGDPVVGRALRLLQNDPAHPWTVASLAAKSGVSRAALARRFAELVGETPMAYLTGWRLALAADLLRETDTTVEAVARQVGYSGAFALSAAFKRVRGLSPQEHRARS; the protein is encoded by the coding sequence ATGGACGCACTCGCCGGACTGCTCGACGGGCCCCGCGCCAGGGGCGCCTTCCTCCTGCGCATGATCATGGATCCGCCGTGGTCCGTGCGCATCGAGGACGGCGCCGCGATATGCCTGATGTGCGTCACCGAGGGCGAGGCCTGGCTCGTCCCCGACACCGGCGAACCCGTCCTACTGAAGCCCGGCGACCTCGCCATGGCCCGCGGCCCCGAGCCGTACACCGTCGGCGACGCCCCCGACGCCCCGCCCCGCGCCGTGATCGGCCCGGACGGCGCCTGCACCACCCTCGCCGGGGAGCCGCTCGCCGAGACCATGCGGCTCGGCGTCCGCACCTGGGGCAACGCCCCCGCCGGCCGCAACACGGTCCTCGTCGGCACCTACCGGATGGACGGCGAGGTCGGCCGCCGGCTGCTGGACGCCCTGCCAGGGCTGCTGCACCTGCCCGCCGACGCGTGGAACTGCCCCCTCATGCCCTTCCTCGGGGAGGAGATCGCCCGCGACGAACCCGGCCAGAGCGCCGTCCTCGACCGGGTCCTCGACCTGATGCTCATCGCCGGCGTCCGTGCCTGGTTCTCCCGGCCGGGAGCCCAGCCGCCCGCCTGGTACCAGGCCATGGGCGATCCGGTCGTCGGCCGGGCGCTGCGGCTGCTCCAGAACGACCCCGCCCACCCGTGGACCGTCGCCTCGCTCGCGGCCAAGTCGGGCGTGTCCCGAGCCGCGCTCGCCCGCCGCTTCGCCGAGCTCGTCGGCGAGACCCCGATGGCGTACCTCACGGGCTGGCGGCTCGCACTCGCCGCCGACCTTCTGCGCGAGACGGACACCACCGTCGAGGCGGTCGCCCGGCAGGTCGGCTACAGCGGCGCGTTCGCCCTGAGCGCAGCCTTCAAGCGGGTACGGGGCCTCAGCCCGCAGGAGCACCGCGCACGGAGCTGA
- a CDS encoding 4a-hydroxytetrahydrobiopterin dehydratase, translating into MPTQPLSQKEIEDRLRELPGWSVESDRLLRTYRLGDHFAATALVVHVARIQQELDHHSDLTLGYNTVALSVNTHSAGGTVTEKDFQLAERVEGIAPGHGAD; encoded by the coding sequence GTGCCCACACAGCCGCTGTCGCAGAAGGAGATCGAGGACCGACTGCGGGAGCTCCCCGGGTGGTCCGTCGAGAGCGACCGTCTCCTCCGCACCTACCGGCTCGGCGACCACTTCGCCGCGACCGCCCTCGTCGTGCACGTGGCCCGGATCCAGCAGGAGCTCGACCACCACTCCGACCTGACCCTCGGCTACAACACCGTGGCCCTGTCCGTGAACACCCACTCCGCCGGCGGGACCGTCACCGAGAAGGACTTCCAGCTCGCCGAACGCGTGGAGGGAATCGCCCCCGGCCACGGCGCCGACTGA
- a CDS encoding NmrA family transcriptional regulator, protein MTTHTNTTSDMNATDDTNATPRTILVTSATGKTGRRVAERLAARGVAVRAGSRTGSTPFDWEDPETWGPALRGVDSAYVAYYPDLAAPGAIEAMREFGRLARENGVRRMTVLSGRGEPEGVVAEEALREAAVGVELAVVRASFFNQNFSEGLLAEGVAEGTLVFPAGDTREPFIDADDLADVVVETLTADGHAGRVHEVTGPEPVSFAEVAAEIARVSGRPVVYEAMPEAEYAGLLTGFGLPAPEAEWLAGLFATLLDGHNASATDGVKRVLGREPRSFAAFAADTWGGPKS, encoded by the coding sequence ATGACGACACACACGAACACGACGAGCGACATGAACGCCACGGACGACACGAACGCCACGCCGCGGACGATCCTGGTGACGAGCGCCACCGGCAAGACCGGGCGGCGCGTGGCCGAGCGGCTCGCGGCGCGCGGGGTGGCGGTCCGCGCCGGGTCCCGTACCGGATCGACCCCCTTCGACTGGGAGGACCCGGAGACCTGGGGTCCGGCGCTGCGGGGCGTGGACTCCGCGTACGTGGCCTACTACCCGGACCTCGCCGCCCCGGGCGCGATCGAGGCGATGCGGGAGTTCGGCCGCCTCGCCCGGGAGAACGGCGTACGGCGGATGACCGTGCTGTCCGGGCGCGGGGAGCCCGAGGGGGTCGTGGCGGAGGAGGCGCTGCGGGAGGCGGCCGTCGGGGTGGAACTGGCCGTCGTACGGGCCTCGTTCTTCAACCAGAACTTCTCCGAGGGACTGCTCGCGGAGGGCGTCGCGGAGGGGACGCTTGTCTTCCCCGCGGGTGACACGCGCGAACCGTTCATCGACGCGGACGACCTGGCGGACGTGGTCGTCGAGACCCTGACGGCGGACGGGCACGCGGGGCGGGTGCACGAGGTGACGGGGCCGGAGCCGGTGTCCTTCGCGGAGGTGGCCGCGGAGATCGCGCGCGTATCGGGTCGCCCGGTGGTCTACGAGGCGATGCCGGAGGCGGAGTACGCCGGGCTCCTCACGGGGTTCGGGCTCCCGGCGCCGGAGGCCGAGTGGCTCGCGGGCCTGTTCGCGACGCTCCTCGACGGCCACAACGCCTCGGCGACGGACGGGGTGAAGCGGGTCCTGGGGCGCGAGCCCCGCTCGTTCGCCGCGTTCGCGGCGGACACCTGGGGCGGTCCGAAGTCCTGA
- a CDS encoding aldo/keto reductase, whose translation MPQLGFGVWQVPDDEAATAVATALEAGYRSIDTAAIYQNERGTGQAVAASGIPREELFVTTKLWNSDQGYDATMRAFDASLDKLGLDHVDLYLIHWPLPSKDAYVDTYRALEKIHADGRARAIGVSNFLPEHLERLIGETSVVPAVNQIELHPQLQQTASRETHARHGIATEAWSPLGQGKGLLEVPAIVAIARKHERTPAQVVLRWHLQLGNVVIPKSVTPSRIRENIDVFDFTLDPEDLAAIAALDENRRIGPDPAEFHVGA comes from the coding sequence ATGCCGCAGCTGGGCTTCGGCGTGTGGCAGGTGCCGGACGACGAGGCCGCGACGGCCGTGGCCACCGCCCTGGAGGCCGGCTACCGCTCGATCGACACGGCCGCGATCTACCAGAACGAGCGGGGCACCGGGCAGGCCGTGGCCGCCTCGGGAATCCCGCGCGAGGAGCTGTTCGTCACCACGAAGCTGTGGAACAGCGATCAGGGTTACGACGCGACGATGCGCGCCTTCGACGCCTCGCTCGACAAGCTGGGCCTCGACCACGTCGACCTGTACCTGATCCACTGGCCGCTGCCGTCGAAGGACGCGTACGTCGACACGTACCGGGCCCTCGAGAAGATCCATGCGGACGGGCGGGCGCGGGCGATCGGCGTCTCGAACTTCCTTCCCGAGCACCTGGAGCGGCTGATCGGCGAGACGTCCGTCGTGCCCGCCGTCAACCAGATCGAGCTCCACCCGCAGCTCCAGCAGACGGCCTCGCGCGAGACGCACGCCCGGCACGGCATCGCGACGGAGGCGTGGTCGCCGCTCGGTCAGGGCAAGGGGCTCCTGGAGGTTCCGGCGATCGTGGCGATCGCGCGGAAGCACGAGCGGACGCCGGCCCAGGTGGTGCTGCGCTGGCACCTCCAGCTGGGAAACGTCGTCATCCCGAAGTCGGTGACCCCCTCGCGCATCCGCGAGAACATCGACGTCTTCGACTTCACGCTCGACCCGGAGGACCTGGCGGCGATCGCCGCCCTCGACGAGAACCGCCGCATCGGGCCGGACCCGGCCGAGTTCCACGTCGGCGCGTGA
- a CDS encoding class I SAM-dependent methyltransferase, with the protein MLDYEAEAAHYDRTRGGVPRAEAAAEAVLRLVPPGARTLLDLACGTGLVTERLTRTGLLVYGADAAHAMLRTATGRLPGRTVRADARRLPLPDASLDAVSAVWLLHLVPFAPEIVAEAARVLRPGGVLIATVDKDAAHDVGSDIDEILRPHRSESGATDRSDLITRHAAAHGLDPAPGTVFAGHGQGGTPRDTVRKLRSGYFASWFDGDTVSVDALAAALTALPDQDRPRDDPRYRLARFVRRG; encoded by the coding sequence ATGCTCGACTACGAGGCCGAGGCGGCGCACTACGACCGGACCCGCGGCGGCGTGCCCCGCGCCGAGGCCGCCGCCGAGGCCGTGCTGCGCCTCGTGCCGCCCGGCGCGCGTACGCTCCTCGACCTCGCCTGCGGCACCGGCCTCGTCACCGAGCGCCTCACCAGGACCGGGCTGCTCGTGTACGGGGCCGACGCCGCCCACGCGATGCTGCGGACGGCCACCGGGCGCCTGCCGGGACGCACCGTCCGCGCCGACGCCCGGCGGCTGCCGCTGCCCGACGCCTCCCTGGACGCGGTATCCGCCGTCTGGCTGCTGCACCTCGTCCCCTTCGCGCCGGAGATCGTCGCCGAGGCCGCCCGCGTCCTGCGCCCCGGCGGTGTCCTCATCGCCACCGTCGACAAGGACGCCGCCCACGACGTCGGCAGCGACATCGACGAGATCCTCCGCCCCCACCGCTCGGAGTCCGGCGCCACCGACCGCTCGGACCTGATCACCCGGCACGCCGCCGCCCACGGCCTCGACCCCGCCCCCGGCACCGTCTTCGCCGGCCACGGCCAGGGCGGGACCCCGCGCGACACCGTACGGAAACTGCGCAGCGGCTACTTCGCCTCCTGGTTCGACGGCGACACCGTGTCCGTCGACGCGCTCGCCGCCGCCCTCACGGCCCTCCCGGACCAGGATCGCCCCCGTGACGACCCTCGCTACCGGCTGGCCCGCTTCGTCAGGCGCGGCTGA